The Streptomyces cynarae genome contains a region encoding:
- a CDS encoding 3'-5' exonuclease: protein MAWHRELLIGFDLETTGTDPYEARIVTGAVIEVKDGEPLGRRDWLADPGVEIPADAVAVHGISNERAMAEGRPADRVADAIAEVLVAYWRTGVPVVAYNAAFDLTLLSAELRRHGLPSLRERLGGLAPAPVIDPYTIDRWADRYRRGKRNLEAVCAEYGVALESAHNAGADALAAARLAAAIAGRHPKVAALGPAELHRSQIEWYADWAADFQEFLRAKGDAEAVVDGTWPLREAVDGRV from the coding sequence ATGGCCTGGCACCGAGAGCTGCTGATCGGCTTCGACCTGGAGACGACCGGGACGGATCCGTATGAGGCGCGCATCGTCACGGGGGCGGTGATCGAGGTCAAGGACGGGGAGCCGCTCGGCCGCCGCGACTGGCTGGCGGATCCGGGCGTGGAGATTCCGGCCGACGCGGTCGCGGTGCACGGGATCAGCAACGAGCGGGCGATGGCCGAGGGCCGCCCGGCCGACCGGGTCGCGGACGCGATCGCCGAGGTCCTGGTGGCGTACTGGCGGACGGGAGTCCCTGTCGTCGCCTACAACGCGGCCTTCGACCTCACCCTGCTCTCCGCCGAGCTGCGACGGCACGGACTGCCGTCCCTGCGCGAACGTCTGGGGGGCCTCGCCCCGGCCCCGGTCATCGACCCGTACACGATCGACCGCTGGGCCGACCGCTACCGCCGGGGCAAGCGCAACCTGGAAGCGGTGTGCGCGGAGTACGGTGTGGCGCTGGAGTCCGCGCACAACGCGGGCGCGGACGCGCTGGCCGCCGCCCGGCTGGCCGCGGCGATAGCCGGCCGCCACCCGAAGGTCGCGGCCCTCGGCCCGGCGGAGCTGCACCGCAGCCAGATCGAGTGGTACGCGGACTGGGCGGCGGACTTCCAGGAGTTCCTGCGCGCCAAGGGCGACGCGGAGGCGGTGGTGGACGGTACGTGGCCGCTGCGGGAGGCGGTGGACGGGAGGGTCTGA